The following proteins are encoded in a genomic region of Bosea beijingensis:
- a CDS encoding ATP-dependent helicase — translation MSDADPFSAPPPRPGGLAARAAAQPAAGYLAGLNPEQRQAVEATGGPVLVLAGAGTGKTRVLTTRIGHLISTSRAYPSQILAVTFTNKAAREMKERVAHLVGPVAEGMPWLGTFHSISAKLLRRHAELLDLRSDFTILDTDDQIRLMKQVIQAENIDEKRWPGRMLAGFIDSWKNRGLAPKDVPAGEAAVFAHGRGGKLYAAYQERLTALNAVDFGDLLLHCLTLFRDYPDVLQTYHDRFRYILVDEYQDTNTAQYLWLRLLAQGRRNICCVGDDDQSIYGWRGAEVDNILRFEHDFPGATVIRLERNYRSTGHILATASKLIARNEGRLGKTLRTEDALGEKVTITGAWDSQEEARLISDEIEAMQAKKHNLAEVAVLVRISAQMREIEERFVQAGVPYRVIGGPRFYERAEIRDALAYLRCVVSPTDDLAFERIVNVPKRGLGDATVQLLHNHARATGFSLMQSARAAVESDELKPKARTALRELVEAFGRWSARAEHMPQGELAELVLEESGYTEMWKKDRSADAAGRLENLKELVRSLDEFPDLPAFLEHVSLVMDVGDGEAEARVSIMTLHAAKGLEFDTVFLPGWEEGLFPNQRALDESGRAGLEEERRLAHVGLTRARKKLKLYFASNRRIHGLWQTSLPSRFIDELPEEHVEVEQAPTAYGQGGYGASRFDRMESFGSSYNTPGWQRAQENRAKNSGGGSGFSESGRGFGQGSFGGGSRQRGPLLIEGELTAKSSGESAYGEGARVFHVKFGPGSVASVDGNKLTVDFDKAGRKMVLDSFVQKAG, via the coding sequence TTGTCCGACGCAGACCCCTTTTCCGCTCCTCCGCCCCGTCCCGGCGGCCTCGCCGCGCGCGCTGCCGCGCAGCCGGCGGCCGGCTATCTCGCGGGCCTGAACCCGGAGCAGCGCCAGGCGGTCGAGGCGACGGGCGGCCCCGTTCTGGTGCTAGCCGGCGCCGGCACCGGCAAGACCCGCGTGCTCACCACCCGCATCGGCCACCTGATCTCGACCAGCCGCGCCTACCCTTCCCAGATCCTCGCCGTGACCTTCACCAACAAGGCGGCGCGCGAGATGAAGGAGCGCGTCGCCCATCTCGTCGGCCCGGTCGCCGAAGGCATGCCCTGGCTCGGCACCTTCCACTCGATCTCGGCAAAGCTCCTGCGCCGCCATGCAGAGCTGCTCGACCTGCGCAGCGACTTCACCATCCTCGATACCGACGACCAGATCCGCCTGATGAAGCAGGTGATACAGGCCGAGAACATCGACGAGAAGCGCTGGCCCGGCCGGATGCTGGCCGGCTTCATCGATAGCTGGAAGAACCGCGGCCTCGCGCCCAAGGATGTGCCCGCAGGCGAAGCGGCCGTCTTCGCCCATGGCAGGGGCGGCAAGCTCTACGCCGCCTATCAGGAGCGCCTGACGGCGTTGAATGCCGTCGATTTCGGCGATCTGCTGCTGCACTGCCTGACGCTGTTCCGCGACTATCCGGACGTGCTCCAGACCTATCACGACCGCTTCCGCTACATCCTCGTCGACGAGTATCAGGACACCAACACGGCCCAGTATCTCTGGCTGCGCCTCTTGGCGCAGGGCCGCCGCAACATCTGCTGCGTCGGCGACGACGACCAGTCGATCTATGGCTGGCGCGGCGCCGAGGTCGACAACATCCTGCGCTTCGAACACGATTTTCCGGGCGCGACCGTGATCCGGCTGGAGCGCAACTACCGCTCGACCGGCCATATCCTCGCCACCGCCTCGAAGCTGATCGCCCGCAACGAAGGCCGCCTCGGCAAGACGCTCCGCACCGAGGATGCGCTCGGTGAGAAGGTCACCATCACCGGCGCCTGGGACAGCCAGGAGGAAGCCCGCCTGATCTCCGACGAGATCGAGGCGATGCAGGCGAAGAAGCACAACCTCGCCGAGGTCGCGGTCCTCGTCCGCATCTCCGCCCAGATGCGCGAGATCGAGGAGCGCTTCGTCCAGGCCGGGGTGCCCTATCGCGTCATCGGCGGCCCGCGCTTCTACGAGCGCGCCGAAATCCGCGATGCGCTCGCCTATCTGCGCTGCGTCGTCTCGCCGACCGACGATCTCGCCTTCGAGCGCATCGTCAACGTCCCCAAGCGCGGGCTGGGCGACGCGACTGTCCAGCTCCTGCACAACCATGCCCGCGCCACCGGCTTCTCGCTGATGCAGTCGGCCCGCGCCGCGGTCGAGAGCGACGAGTTGAAGCCCAAGGCCCGCACGGCCTTGCGCGAGCTGGTCGAGGCCTTCGGCCGCTGGTCGGCGCGCGCCGAGCACATGCCCCAGGGCGAGCTCGCCGAATTGGTGCTGGAAGAGTCCGGCTACACCGAGATGTGGAAGAAGGACCGCTCGGCCGATGCTGCCGGGCGGCTCGAAAACCTCAAGGAACTCGTCCGCTCGCTCGATGAATTCCCAGACCTGCCGGCCTTCCTCGAACACGTCTCGCTGGTGATGGATGTCGGCGACGGCGAGGCCGAGGCGCGCGTCTCGATCATGACGCTGCACGCCGCCAAGGGTCTGGAATTCGACACAGTCTTCCTGCCCGGCTGGGAGGAAGGCCTGTTCCCGAACCAGCGCGCGCTCGACGAGAGCGGCCGCGCCGGGCTGGAAGAGGAGCGCCGCCTCGCCCATGTCGGCCTCACCCGCGCCCGCAAGAAGCTGAAGCTCTATTTCGCCTCGAACCGCCGCATACACGGCCTCTGGCAGACCAGCCTGCCCTCCCGCTTCATCGACGAATTGCCAGAGGAGCATGTCGAGGTCGAGCAGGCCCCGACCGCCTACGGCCAAGGCGGCTATGGCGCCTCGCGCTTCGACCGGATGGAAAGCTTCGGCTCGAGCTACAACACCCCGGGCTGGCAGCGCGCGCAGGAGAACCGCGCGAAGAACAGCGGCGGTGGCAGCGGATTCTCCGAAAGCGGCCGCGGCTTCGGCCAGGGCAGTTTCGGCGGCGGCTCTCGCCAGCGCGGCCCCCTGTTGATCGAGGGCGAGCTGACCGCGAAATCATCGGGCGAATCCGCCTATGGCGAGGGCGCCCGTGTCTTCCACGTCAAGTTCGGCCCCGGCTCGGTCGCCAGCGTCGACGGCAACAAGCTGACCGTCGATTTCGACAAGGCCGGCCGGAAGATGGTGCTGGACTCGTTCGTGCAAAAAGCGGGGTGA